One window from the genome of Sebastes umbrosus isolate fSebUmb1 chromosome 12, fSebUmb1.pri, whole genome shotgun sequence encodes:
- the acin1a gene encoding apoptotic chromatin condensation inducer in the nucleus isoform X3 produces the protein MADLEDVTLDGRPLQSLRVADLKAALDERGLSKSGHKNALMKRLKGALMLENLQRTSTAHIGLQPNSQIGEEMSQNSFIKQYLAKQQELLRQRLEREAREAYDTNEPEDHTEVNNSTSCPPQAQDATPALAEQYKPPGPSGGEALFVAVNDGEGHRNQEADVSGPPASGSVAFARVSGGPERESASNEAAADSDDDDDSEDGEEDGDDDDWESGARRRSHREPARAPTSRERSGASCQPPQQHMPSLLSPQLRQPTPPPSPPPELSFPLPDTPKQSPPSPDVAPARRSSSTSSSGSSSSGSRSSSPEPQRSGHAERKPGPLTLLARKMESEGAFSGAGWHRDGGVGDRQDSSSGLVSAITHTASTAGHVSFPTIPGTNQGITGAHSAHIQVPVSVLKATAAEERDRERDSEKEREKALELERQERQRKLEQERVKEEERERALALEREERERALEKERIERQQALEREEREKALQRERELALERERQERELALAKEREERERALARERALELERQKELERQRALEQERLQREKREREDMERAKELERAKALEQERKERERALEQERLQRERALEAERKEKERIEREKALEQERLERERLEREKALEQERLEMERALEQDRLEREKALERERIERDKALEKQRLEMERALEKERLEREKALEQERLEREKALELERLRREKALERERIERERALEQQRLELERKEKERIEKEKALEQERIEKEKALKREREEKERLEREEQERKEKERAEKERKERLDREKALEQEKLERERALEKERLEREKALEQEKLQKEKERAEKERKERLEREKALEQEKLQKEKETAEKERLEREKALEQEKLERERALEKEKERALEQERLEKEKAMQKEKEEQERALEQEKERARMAEKERESHLPPSKRGREIGLTPLPTPPPLSTGPGRKSSTEAREQEDVHAPMSWSEAAVSGAPMSPTPLLPQSSFKKFRFLRDSPIQSSSPSMVIKRPRNFSDTPQPRASPASSLTDVGQRQQEGLQSSAEQDDSQKRTSQEVAARAPGSVGAQAEKETTVSTTLVPSPKKEGTSSPLSEDKEKADAVKSQQATKESTKKATEVDEKKGSTKPVDTAQRRGRDTKKEEKRARQRSSSNDSSSSESDSGSSSSGSSSSSTSSQEKTSSTSRGRREGKPKRDSSPQHRVTREAQAGGLKETPKASLSKREKSVEKSNTTADGDGHTKKPFIEAPTREETQRKRKDTEGEEEAEKNRQVKETAMADPEKLQETSEETPKAFSARKISISSSKSSPGTGSAEGEQDSGAAAGRKRRWGSSTAVTAKKPSISITTDSLKSLIPDIRPSLGQEAVVDLHPEEAVLSGAEDEERERSDQDLQIRRTVTQVVHPESQENGQKEAKRSRHEESEEDDPQGDRERTGVHEEKTDTSFPAPMETQSPSHTSHDVEINTVTTGDTLIRRSISQQKTGVSITIDDPVRSAKQPSPPRGKVSNIVHICNLVRPFTLGQLKELLSRTGTLVEEGFWIDKIKSHCYVTYCSSEEAVATRAALHGVKWPQSNPKVLSVEFCQQDELDFHKGSADRPGAEEHGPGAGRGRALGLPSLLPERDQWAEREREMERREKARAEREWDRDKVKEFGKPGEETEGGPRRSRSREKRRKERGKSKEKKTEKKEKVAEDPPAKLLDDLFRKTKAAPCIYWLPLTEEQFVQREAARADRMKEREKRRKEQEEEDEKKREEERKERMKAGGGPTAERSEGEKEKEKEKDRDRERDRDRDRGRDRERERENDKRRDGYRRPEGRGAGGGPTLTQPQRPTRKATLMANHLMELF, from the exons GCTCTCATGCTTGAGAATCTGCAGAGGACCTCCACCGCTCACATTGGACTGCAGCCAAACTCACAG ATTGGTGAGGAAATGAGCCAGAACAGCTTCATCAAGCAGTATCTGGCCAAACAACAGGAGCTCCTGAGGCAGCGGCTGGAAAGAGAGGCTCGCGAAGCATATGACACAAATG AGCCAGAGGACCACACAGAAGTTAATAACAGTACATCGTGCCCTCCTCAAGCCCAG GATGCCACGCCAGCATTGGCTGAGCAGTACAAGCCACCTGGCCCCTCTGGTGGAGAGGCATTGTTTGTCGCAGTGAATGATGGAGAGGGTCACAGGAACCAGGAGGCTGACGTGTCCGGCCCTCCTGCTTCTGGCTCTGTGGCATTCGCTCGTGTTTCTGGTGGTCCAGAGAGGGAATCTGCCTCGAACGAAGCCGCCGCTGACagcgacgacgacgacgacagtGAGGATGGCGAGGAGGATGGCGACGACGACGATTGGGAAAGCGGTGCTCGGAGGAGAAGCCACAGAGAGCCAGCCAGAGCGCCCACATCCAGAGAGAGGTCCGGAGCATCCTGTCAACCCCCGCAGCAACACATGCCTTCCCTTTTGTCCCCTCAACTCCGCCAGCCaacacctcctccctccccacCTCCAGAGTTATCATTCCCCTTGCCTGACACCCCTAAACAGAGCCCCCCTAGTCCAGATGTAGCTCCAGCCAGGCGCTCATCCAGTACCTCCAGCTCTGGCTCCTCCAGCAGCGGCAGCCGCAGTAGCAgcccagagccacagaggagtgGACATGCCGAGCGCAAGCCGGGCCCGCTGACCCTTCTGGCGCGTAAAATGGAGTCAGAAGGTGCTTTCTCGGGAGCAGGTTGGCACCGCGATGGCGGGGTAGGTGATAGGCAGGACAGCAGTTCTGGCCTGGTATCTGCCATCACTCACACAGCCAGTACTGCAGGCCATGTGTCTTTTCCCACGATTCCAGGCACCAACCAGGGTATCACAGGAGCACATTCGGCACATATTCAAGTACCTGTGAGTGTGCTCAAGGCCACTGCAGCagaagagagggacagagagagggactctgagaaagaaagagaaaaagcccTTGAGCTGGAAAGGcaagagaggcagagaaaacTTGAGCAAGAGCGAGTAAAGGAGGAAGAGCGGGAAAGAGCTCTAGccctggagagagaggaaagagagagagctctggagaaagagaggattGAACGACAGCAGGCATTAGAAAGAGAGGAACGAGAGAAGGCtttgcagagggagagagaacttGCTCTTGAACGAGAGAGGCAGGAGAGGGAACTAGCTTTGGCTAAAGAGAGGGAAGAGCGAGAGCGAGCCTTAGCACGAGAGAGGGCCCTGGAGCTGGAGAGGCAGAAGGAGCTCGAAAGACAGAGGGCCTTGGAGCAAGAacgtctgcagagagagaagcgagagagagaagacatggAGAGAGCAAAGGAGCTAGAAAGAGCCAAGGCTTTGGAGCaggaaaggaaggagagagaaagggctCTTGAGCAAGAGAGGCTACAGAGGGAAAGAGCTCTGGAGGCTGAAcgaaaggagaaggagaggattGAGAGAGAAAAGGCTTTGGAGCAGGAAAGGTTGGAAAGGGAacggttagagagagagaaagccttAGAGCAAGAGAGACTAGAAATGGAGAGAGCCCTGGAGCAAGACCgactagagagagagaaagccttGGAGCGAGAGAGAATTGAGCGAGACAAAGCCTTGGAGAAACAGCGACTAGAAATGGAGAGAGCCCTGGAGAAAGAACGACTAGAGCGAGAGAAAGCCTTGGAGCAAGAGCGACTAGAGCGAGAGAAAGCCTTGGAGCTAGAGCGACTACGGCGAGAGAAAGCCTTAGAGCGAGAGAgaatagaaagagaaagagctTTAGAACAGCAGAGGTTAGAGCTtgagaggaaggaaaaggagAGAATTGAGAAAGAGAAAGCATTGGAGCAAGAAAGGATAGAGAAGGAAAAAGCCTTAAAacgagagagggaggaaaaagagCGATTGGAGCGAGAGGaacaggagaggaaggagaaggaaagagccgagaaggagaggaaagagaggctgGATAGGGAGAAAGCTCTAGAGCAGGAGAAACTTGAAAGGGAGCGAGCCTTAGAGAAGGAGAGGCTGGAGAGGGAGAAAGCTCTAGAGCAGGAGAAACTtcagaaggagaaggaaagagctgagaaggagaggaaagagaggctgGAGAGGGAGAAAGCTCTAGAGCAGGAGAAACTTCAGAAGGAGAAGGAAACAGCTGAGAAGGAGAGGCTGGAGAGGGAGAAAGCTCTAGAGCAG GAGAAACTTGAAAGGGAGAGAGCCttagagaaggagaaggagagggctCTCGAACAAGAAAGGTTAGAGAAGGAGAAAGCCAtgcagaaagaaaaggaggagcaaGAGAGGGCCCTGGaacaggagaaagagagagctaGGATGGCtgaaaaggagagggagagtCACCTCCCTCCATCCAAACGTGGCCGTGAGATTGGTCTCACCCCCCTGCCcactcctccccccctctccacaGGACCAGGTAGAAAGTCTTCGACAGAGGCAAGAGAGCAGGAAGATGTCCATGCTCCAATGTCCTGGAGTGAAGCAGCAGTATCTGGTGCACCCATGTCACCAACACCTCTGTTGCCTCAGTCCTCATTCAAGAAGTTCCGGTTCTTAAGGGACTCCCCAATTCAATCTTCCTCCCCTTCCATGGTCATCAAGCGGCCCCGCAACTTCTCCGATACCCCTCAGCCTCGGGCCTCGCCTGCCTCCTCCCTCACCGATGTCGGGCAACGACAGCAGGAAGGACTCCAGTCCTCCGCTGAACAGGATGATTCACAGAAGCGGACAAGTCAGGAGGTTGCTGCCAGGGCGCCGGGGTCTGTGGGGGCCCAGGCTGAGAAGGAGACCACTGTCAGCACCACACTGGTCCCAAGTCCCAAAAAAGAAGGCACCTCAAGCCCATTATCGGAGGACAAAGAAAAAGCAGATGCAGTGAAGTCGCAACAGGCTACCAAGGAATCCACCAAAAAAGCAACAGAAGTGGATGAAAAGAAGGGTTCTACAAAGCCAGTGGATACTGCACAGCGGAGGGGAAGAGATACAAAGAAGGAAGAAAAACGAGCAAGACAAAGATCATCATCTAATGATTCGTCTTCCTCCGAATCAGACTCTGGGTCCTCATCATCTGGGTCCTCTAGCTCATCCACATCCTCTCAAGAGAAAACCTCCTCCACCTCAAGAGGTAGAAGG gAAGGGAAACCTAAAAGAGATTCCTCACCACAGCACAGGGTGACACGAGAGGCTCAGGCTGGGGGTTTAAAGGAAACTCCAAAAGCCTCCCTTAGCAAAAGAGAGAAGTCTGTAGAGAAGAGTAACACAACTGCTGACGGAGACGGTCACACCAAG AAGCCATTCATTGAAGCACCGACCAGAGAGGAGACacaaaggaagaggaaggacaccgagggagaggaggaagcgGAGAAAAACAG GCAGGTGAAGGAGACTGCCATGGCAGACCCAGAGAAGCTTCAGGAGACCAGCGAGGAG ACGCCAAAGGCCTTCTCAGCTCGTAAGATCTCTATCAGCA GCAGTAAATCGTCCCCTGGCACTGGCAGTGCAGAGGGTGAGCAGGACTCTGGGGCCGCGGCCGGTCGCAAGAGGAGGTGGGGCTCCAGCACAGCTGTCACTGCCAAGAAACCTTCCATCAGCATCACTACAGATTCACTCAAG TCTCTGATCCCAGACATTCGTCCGAGTCTCGGCCAGGAGGCAGTAGTGGACCTACACCCAGAGGAAGCTGTCCTCTCTGGAGCCgaggatgaagagagggagcgctCTGATCAGGACCTTCAGATCCGACGCACTGTCACGCAG GTGGTGCATCCGGAGAGCCAGGAGAATGGACAGAAAGAGGCAAAGAGGAGCAGACACGAGGAGTCGGAGGAGGACGACCcgcagggagacagagagaggacaggggTGCACGAAGAGAAGACGGACACCTCATTTCCTGCACCCATGGAAACCCAGTCTCCATCACACACCAGCCATGATGTAGAAATCAACACTG TGACAACCGGCGACACCCTCATTCGTCGCTCCATCAGCCAGCAGAAAACAGGCGTTTCCATCACAATCGATGACCCTGTTCGCTCGGCCAAGCAGCCGTCGCCACCTCGCGGCAAAGTCTCCAACATTGTTCACATCTGCAACCTG GTGAGGCCGTTCACTCTGGGCCAGCTTAAGGAGCTGCTCAGCAGAACTGGCACCCTGGTGGAAGAGGGCTTCTGGATCGACAAAATCAAGTCTCACTGCTACGTCACC tactgcagctcagaggaggCGGTCGCTACACGGGCAGCTCTTCATGGAGTGAAATGGCCTCAGAGCAACCCCAAAGTCCTCAGCGTAGAGTTCTGCCAGCAGGATGAG CTGGACTTCCACAAAGGCTCGGCAGACAGACCCGGAGCAGAGGAACATGGGCCCGGTGCCGGCCGCGGTCGAGCGTTGGGCctgccctctctcctccccgagCGAGACCAGTGGGCCGAGCGCGAGCGCGAGATGGAGCGCCGAGAGAAGGCCAGAGCAGAGCGGGAGTGGGATCGAGACAAAGTCAAAGAGTTTGGGAAACCCGGCGAGGAGACGGAGGGAGGTCCCCGGAGGTCACGCTCCAGAGAGAAACGCCGCAAGGAGAGGGGAAAGAGTAAGGAGAAGAAGACTGAGAAGAAAG AGAAAGTGGCTGAGGATCCCCCTGCAAAGCTGCTGGATGATCTGTTCCGCAAAACTAAAGCAGCTCCTTGCATATACTGGCTTCCACTTACAGAGGAGCAG TTTGTCCAACGGGAAGCTGCCCGAGCAGACCGGATGAAGGAGCGTGAGAAACGGAGGAaggagcaagaggaggaggacgagaaaaaaagggaagaggAGCGCAAGGAGAGGATGAAAGCCGGAGGCGGCCCAACCGCAGAGCGGAGTGAGGGtgagaaggaaaaggaaaaggaaaaggacaGGGACAGAGAgcgggacagagacagagaccgaGGTAGggacagggagagggagagggagaatgaCAAACGCAGGGATGGCTACCGCAGGCCGGAGGGCCGCGGGGCAGGCGGGGGGCCGACGCTCACGCAGCCGCAGCGACCCACGAGAAAGGCGACGTTAATGGCCAATCACCTGATGGAACTGTTCTAG
- the acin1a gene encoding apoptotic chromatin condensation inducer in the nucleus isoform X1 gives MADLEDVTLDGRPLQSLRVADLKAALDERGLSKSGHKNALMKRLKGALMLENLQRTSTAHIGLQPNSQIGEEMSQNSFIKQYLAKQQELLRQRLEREAREAYDTNEPEDHTEVNNSTSCPPQAQDATPALAEQYKPPGPSGGEALFVAVNDGEGHRNQEADVSGPPASGSVAFARVSGGPERESASNEAAADSDDDDDSEDGEEDGDDDDWESGARRRSHREPARAPTSRERSGASCQPPQQHMPSLLSPQLRQPTPPPSPPPELSFPLPDTPKQSPPSPDVAPARRSSSTSSSGSSSSGSRSSSPEPQRSGHAERKPGPLTLLARKMESEGAFSGAGWHRDGGVGDRQDSSSGLVSAITHTASTAGHVSFPTIPGTNQGITGAHSAHIQVPVSVLKATAAEERDRERDSEKEREKALELERQERQRKLEQERVKEEERERALALEREERERALEKERIERQQALEREEREKALQRERELALERERQERELALAKEREERERALARERALELERQKELERQRALEQERLQREKREREDMERAKELERAKALEQERKERERALEQERLQRERALEAERKEKERIEREKALEQERLERERLEREKALEQERLEMERALEQDRLEREKALERERIERDKALEKQRLEMERALEKERLEREKALEQERLEREKALELERLRREKALERERIERERALEQQRLELERKEKERIEKEKALEQERIEKEKALKREREEKERLEREEQERKEKERAEKERKERLDREKALEQEKLERERALEKERLEREKALEQEKLQKEKERAEKERKERLEREKALEQEKLQKEKETAEKERLEREKALEQEKLQKEKERKEKLEREKALEQEKLERERALEKEKERALEQERLEKEKAMQKEKEEQERALEQEKERARMAEKERESHLPPSKRGREIGLTPLPTPPPLSTGPGRKSSTEAREQEDVHAPMSWSEAAVSGAPMSPTPLLPQSSFKKFRFLRDSPIQSSSPSMVIKRPRNFSDTPQPRASPASSLTDVGQRQQEGLQSSAEQDDSQKRTSQEVAARAPGSVGAQAEKETTVSTTLVPSPKKEGTSSPLSEDKEKADAVKSQQATKESTKKATEVDEKKGSTKPVDTAQRRGRDTKKEEKRARQRSSSNDSSSSESDSGSSSSGSSSSSTSSQEKTSSTSRGRREGKPKRDSSPQHRVTREAQAGGLKETPKASLSKREKSVEKSNTTADGDGHTKKPFIEAPTREETQRKRKDTEGEEEAEKNRQVKETAMADPEKLQETSEETPKAFSARKISISSSKSSPGTGSAEGEQDSGAAAGRKRRWGSSTAVTAKKPSISITTDSLKSLIPDIRPSLGQEAVVDLHPEEAVLSGAEDEERERSDQDLQIRRTVTQVVHPESQENGQKEAKRSRHEESEEDDPQGDRERTGVHEEKTDTSFPAPMETQSPSHTSHDVEINTVTTGDTLIRRSISQQKTGVSITIDDPVRSAKQPSPPRGKVSNIVHICNLVRPFTLGQLKELLSRTGTLVEEGFWIDKIKSHCYVTYCSSEEAVATRAALHGVKWPQSNPKVLSVEFCQQDELDFHKGSADRPGAEEHGPGAGRGRALGLPSLLPERDQWAEREREMERREKARAEREWDRDKVKEFGKPGEETEGGPRRSRSREKRRKERGKSKEKKTEKKEKVAEDPPAKLLDDLFRKTKAAPCIYWLPLTEEQFVQREAARADRMKEREKRRKEQEEEDEKKREEERKERMKAGGGPTAERSEGEKEKEKEKDRDRERDRDRDRGRDRERERENDKRRDGYRRPEGRGAGGGPTLTQPQRPTRKATLMANHLMELF, from the exons GCTCTCATGCTTGAGAATCTGCAGAGGACCTCCACCGCTCACATTGGACTGCAGCCAAACTCACAG ATTGGTGAGGAAATGAGCCAGAACAGCTTCATCAAGCAGTATCTGGCCAAACAACAGGAGCTCCTGAGGCAGCGGCTGGAAAGAGAGGCTCGCGAAGCATATGACACAAATG AGCCAGAGGACCACACAGAAGTTAATAACAGTACATCGTGCCCTCCTCAAGCCCAG GATGCCACGCCAGCATTGGCTGAGCAGTACAAGCCACCTGGCCCCTCTGGTGGAGAGGCATTGTTTGTCGCAGTGAATGATGGAGAGGGTCACAGGAACCAGGAGGCTGACGTGTCCGGCCCTCCTGCTTCTGGCTCTGTGGCATTCGCTCGTGTTTCTGGTGGTCCAGAGAGGGAATCTGCCTCGAACGAAGCCGCCGCTGACagcgacgacgacgacgacagtGAGGATGGCGAGGAGGATGGCGACGACGACGATTGGGAAAGCGGTGCTCGGAGGAGAAGCCACAGAGAGCCAGCCAGAGCGCCCACATCCAGAGAGAGGTCCGGAGCATCCTGTCAACCCCCGCAGCAACACATGCCTTCCCTTTTGTCCCCTCAACTCCGCCAGCCaacacctcctccctccccacCTCCAGAGTTATCATTCCCCTTGCCTGACACCCCTAAACAGAGCCCCCCTAGTCCAGATGTAGCTCCAGCCAGGCGCTCATCCAGTACCTCCAGCTCTGGCTCCTCCAGCAGCGGCAGCCGCAGTAGCAgcccagagccacagaggagtgGACATGCCGAGCGCAAGCCGGGCCCGCTGACCCTTCTGGCGCGTAAAATGGAGTCAGAAGGTGCTTTCTCGGGAGCAGGTTGGCACCGCGATGGCGGGGTAGGTGATAGGCAGGACAGCAGTTCTGGCCTGGTATCTGCCATCACTCACACAGCCAGTACTGCAGGCCATGTGTCTTTTCCCACGATTCCAGGCACCAACCAGGGTATCACAGGAGCACATTCGGCACATATTCAAGTACCTGTGAGTGTGCTCAAGGCCACTGCAGCagaagagagggacagagagagggactctgagaaagaaagagaaaaagcccTTGAGCTGGAAAGGcaagagaggcagagaaaacTTGAGCAAGAGCGAGTAAAGGAGGAAGAGCGGGAAAGAGCTCTAGccctggagagagaggaaagagagagagctctggagaaagagaggattGAACGACAGCAGGCATTAGAAAGAGAGGAACGAGAGAAGGCtttgcagagggagagagaacttGCTCTTGAACGAGAGAGGCAGGAGAGGGAACTAGCTTTGGCTAAAGAGAGGGAAGAGCGAGAGCGAGCCTTAGCACGAGAGAGGGCCCTGGAGCTGGAGAGGCAGAAGGAGCTCGAAAGACAGAGGGCCTTGGAGCAAGAacgtctgcagagagagaagcgagagagagaagacatggAGAGAGCAAAGGAGCTAGAAAGAGCCAAGGCTTTGGAGCaggaaaggaaggagagagaaagggctCTTGAGCAAGAGAGGCTACAGAGGGAAAGAGCTCTGGAGGCTGAAcgaaaggagaaggagaggattGAGAGAGAAAAGGCTTTGGAGCAGGAAAGGTTGGAAAGGGAacggttagagagagagaaagccttAGAGCAAGAGAGACTAGAAATGGAGAGAGCCCTGGAGCAAGACCgactagagagagagaaagccttGGAGCGAGAGAGAATTGAGCGAGACAAAGCCTTGGAGAAACAGCGACTAGAAATGGAGAGAGCCCTGGAGAAAGAACGACTAGAGCGAGAGAAAGCCTTGGAGCAAGAGCGACTAGAGCGAGAGAAAGCCTTGGAGCTAGAGCGACTACGGCGAGAGAAAGCCTTAGAGCGAGAGAgaatagaaagagaaagagctTTAGAACAGCAGAGGTTAGAGCTtgagaggaaggaaaaggagAGAATTGAGAAAGAGAAAGCATTGGAGCAAGAAAGGATAGAGAAGGAAAAAGCCTTAAAacgagagagggaggaaaaagagCGATTGGAGCGAGAGGaacaggagaggaaggagaaggaaagagccgagaaggagaggaaagagaggctgGATAGGGAGAAAGCTCTAGAGCAGGAGAAACTTGAAAGGGAGCGAGCCTTAGAGAAGGAGAGGCTGGAGAGGGAGAAAGCTCTAGAGCAGGAGAAACTtcagaaggagaaggaaagagctgagaaggagaggaaagagaggctgGAGAGGGAGAAAGCTCTAGAGCAGGAGAAACTTCAGAAGGAGAAGGAAACAGCTGAGAAGGAGAGGCTGGAGAGGGAGAAAGCTCTAGAGCAGGAGAAACTtcagaaggagaaggaaaggaaagagaagcTGGAGAGGGAGAAAGCTCTAGAGCAGGAGAAACTTGAAAGGGAGAGAGCCttagagaaggagaaggagagggctCTCGAACAAGAAAGGTTAGAGAAGGAGAAAGCCAtgcagaaagaaaaggaggagcaaGAGAGGGCCCTGGaacaggagaaagagagagctaGGATGGCtgaaaaggagagggagagtCACCTCCCTCCATCCAAACGTGGCCGTGAGATTGGTCTCACCCCCCTGCCcactcctccccccctctccacaGGACCAGGTAGAAAGTCTTCGACAGAGGCAAGAGAGCAGGAAGATGTCCATGCTCCAATGTCCTGGAGTGAAGCAGCAGTATCTGGTGCACCCATGTCACCAACACCTCTGTTGCCTCAGTCCTCATTCAAGAAGTTCCGGTTCTTAAGGGACTCCCCAATTCAATCTTCCTCCCCTTCCATGGTCATCAAGCGGCCCCGCAACTTCTCCGATACCCCTCAGCCTCGGGCCTCGCCTGCCTCCTCCCTCACCGATGTCGGGCAACGACAGCAGGAAGGACTCCAGTCCTCCGCTGAACAGGATGATTCACAGAAGCGGACAAGTCAGGAGGTTGCTGCCAGGGCGCCGGGGTCTGTGGGGGCCCAGGCTGAGAAGGAGACCACTGTCAGCACCACACTGGTCCCAAGTCCCAAAAAAGAAGGCACCTCAAGCCCATTATCGGAGGACAAAGAAAAAGCAGATGCAGTGAAGTCGCAACAGGCTACCAAGGAATCCACCAAAAAAGCAACAGAAGTGGATGAAAAGAAGGGTTCTACAAAGCCAGTGGATACTGCACAGCGGAGGGGAAGAGATACAAAGAAGGAAGAAAAACGAGCAAGACAAAGATCATCATCTAATGATTCGTCTTCCTCCGAATCAGACTCTGGGTCCTCATCATCTGGGTCCTCTAGCTCATCCACATCCTCTCAAGAGAAAACCTCCTCCACCTCAAGAGGTAGAAGG gAAGGGAAACCTAAAAGAGATTCCTCACCACAGCACAGGGTGACACGAGAGGCTCAGGCTGGGGGTTTAAAGGAAACTCCAAAAGCCTCCCTTAGCAAAAGAGAGAAGTCTGTAGAGAAGAGTAACACAACTGCTGACGGAGACGGTCACACCAAG AAGCCATTCATTGAAGCACCGACCAGAGAGGAGACacaaaggaagaggaaggacaccgagggagaggaggaagcgGAGAAAAACAG GCAGGTGAAGGAGACTGCCATGGCAGACCCAGAGAAGCTTCAGGAGACCAGCGAGGAG ACGCCAAAGGCCTTCTCAGCTCGTAAGATCTCTATCAGCA GCAGTAAATCGTCCCCTGGCACTGGCAGTGCAGAGGGTGAGCAGGACTCTGGGGCCGCGGCCGGTCGCAAGAGGAGGTGGGGCTCCAGCACAGCTGTCACTGCCAAGAAACCTTCCATCAGCATCACTACAGATTCACTCAAG TCTCTGATCCCAGACATTCGTCCGAGTCTCGGCCAGGAGGCAGTAGTGGACCTACACCCAGAGGAAGCTGTCCTCTCTGGAGCCgaggatgaagagagggagcgctCTGATCAGGACCTTCAGATCCGACGCACTGTCACGCAG GTGGTGCATCCGGAGAGCCAGGAGAATGGACAGAAAGAGGCAAAGAGGAGCAGACACGAGGAGTCGGAGGAGGACGACCcgcagggagacagagagaggacaggggTGCACGAAGAGAAGACGGACACCTCATTTCCTGCACCCATGGAAACCCAGTCTCCATCACACACCAGCCATGATGTAGAAATCAACACTG TGACAACCGGCGACACCCTCATTCGTCGCTCCATCAGCCAGCAGAAAACAGGCGTTTCCATCACAATCGATGACCCTGTTCGCTCGGCCAAGCAGCCGTCGCCACCTCGCGGCAAAGTCTCCAACATTGTTCACATCTGCAACCTG GTGAGGCCGTTCACTCTGGGCCAGCTTAAGGAGCTGCTCAGCAGAACTGGCACCCTGGTGGAAGAGGGCTTCTGGATCGACAAAATCAAGTCTCACTGCTACGTCACC tactgcagctcagaggaggCGGTCGCTACACGGGCAGCTCTTCATGGAGTGAAATGGCCTCAGAGCAACCCCAAAGTCCTCAGCGTAGAGTTCTGCCAGCAGGATGAG CTGGACTTCCACAAAGGCTCGGCAGACAGACCCGGAGCAGAGGAACATGGGCCCGGTGCCGGCCGCGGTCGAGCGTTGGGCctgccctctctcctccccgagCGAGACCAGTGGGCCGAGCGCGAGCGCGAGATGGAGCGCCGAGAGAAGGCCAGAGCAGAGCGGGAGTGGGATCGAGACAAAGTCAAAGAGTTTGGGAAACCCGGCGAGGAGACGGAGGGAGGTCCCCGGAGGTCACGCTCCAGAGAGAAACGCCGCAAGGAGAGGGGAAAGAGTAAGGAGAAGAAGACTGAGAAGAAAG AGAAAGTGGCTGAGGATCCCCCTGCAAAGCTGCTGGATGATCTGTTCCGCAAAACTAAAGCAGCTCCTTGCATATACTGGCTTCCACTTACAGAGGAGCAG TTTGTCCAACGGGAAGCTGCCCGAGCAGACCGGATGAAGGAGCGTGAGAAACGGAGGAaggagcaagaggaggaggacgagaaaaaaagggaagaggAGCGCAAGGAGAGGATGAAAGCCGGAGGCGGCCCAACCGCAGAGCGGAGTGAGGGtgagaaggaaaaggaaaaggaaaaggacaGGGACAGAGAgcgggacagagacagagaccgaGGTAGggacagggagagggagagggagaatgaCAAACGCAGGGATGGCTACCGCAGGCCGGAGGGCCGCGGGGCAGGCGGGGGGCCGACGCTCACGCAGCCGCAGCGACCCACGAGAAAGGCGACGTTAATGGCCAATCACCTGATGGAACTGTTCTAG